The Lactuca sativa cultivar Salinas chromosome 2, Lsat_Salinas_v11, whole genome shotgun sequence genome includes a window with the following:
- the LOC111886500 gene encoding LOW QUALITY PROTEIN: uncharacterized protein LOC111886500 (The sequence of the model RefSeq protein was modified relative to this genomic sequence to represent the inferred CDS: deleted 6 bases in 4 codons; substituted 3 bases at 3 genomic stop codons), translated as MKKWLLDSAICIQDLYLCFFSLFFSAIMVDLFWVLNYTKYRKVGNLRLARIHKHLDNLNKPPFYPFSPDGDIIDCVHKRKQPAFDHPLLKTHKIQSATKKCQRXNQWXKTQEEDPSGKSANISQNEGYIRRDAWQMWHQNGKKCPKGTVPVRRSTVHDVLRSNFLIXFAKKRRSNAPLARRADAPDVVSGNGHEHAIAYTGTSSEIYGQKATINVWDPKIEVINEFSLSQIWVLSGSFDGSDLNSIEAGWQVSPELYGDSRPRLFTYWTSDAYQATGCYNLLCSGFIQTNSRIAIGAAISPLSEFEGSQFDVTIVIWKDPKLGNWWMGFGENTLVGYWPAELFTHLADRATMVEWGGEVVNSRANGEHTSTGMGSGHFAEDGFGKASYFRNLEIVDSDNSLISAHDISTLAENNNCYNIKSSSSSQWGTYFYYGGPGRNDQCR; from the exons ATGAAAAAATGGTTATTAGATTCAGCAATCTGCATTCAAGACTTGTATTTGTGCTTCTTTTCTTTGTTCTTTTCTGCAATAATGGTAGATCTGTTTTGGGTATTGAATTACACGAAGTATAGAAAAGTAGGAAACTTGAGACTTGCAAGGATTCACAAGCATTTGGATAACCTGAACAAGCCTCCGTTTTATCCATTCAG CCCAGATGGAGATATTATTGATTGTGTTCAT AAAAGAAAACAACCAGCATTCGATCACCCCCTCCTCAAAACTCACAAAATCCAG AGTGCCACCAAAAAATGCCAACGGTGAAATCAATGGTGAAAAACACAGGAGGAAGATCCTAGTGGCAAATCTGCAAATATTAGTCAAAATGAAGGGTATATAAGAAGAGATGCTTGGCAAATGTGGCACCAAAATGGT AAAAAGTGTCCCAAAGGGACAGTTCCGGTGCGACGGAGCACGGTGCACGATGTTCTGAGATcaaatttccttatatgattt GCAAAAAAACGACGTAGTAATGCACCACTTGCGAGACGTGCTGATGCACCTGATGTGGTTAGTGGAAACGGCCATGAG CATGCAATAGCATACACAGGAACATCAAGTGAGATTTAC GGGCAAAAAGCGACAATAAACGTGTGGGACCCAAAGATAGAAGTGATTAATGAGTTCAGTCTTTCCCAGATTTGGGTTCTTTCCGGGTCTTTCGATGGCTCTGATCTCAATAGCATTGAAGCTGGCTGGCAG GTCAGTCCGGAACTTTATGGTGACAGTAGACCTCGATTATTCACTTATTGGACG AGTGATGCATATCAAGCAACCGGATGTTACAACTTGTTATGTTCAGGATTCATACAGACCAATAGCCGAATCGCTATTGGTGCTGCTATTTCCCCGCTATCTGAATTCGAAGGAAGCCAATTTGACGTTACCATAGTCATTTGGAAG GATCCAAAACTTGGGAATTGGTGGATGGGGTTCGGAGAGAACACACTAGTAGGGTATTGGCCTGCAGAGCTATTCACACATCTTGCTGATCGAGCAACAATGGTGGAATGGGGAGGTGAGGTCGTGAATTCACGAGCAAATGGTGAACACACATCCACTGGAATGGGGTCGGGTCATTTTGCAGAAGATGGGTTTGGAAAAGCAAGCTATTTTCGAAACCTAGAGATAGTTGATTCAGATAACAGTCTCATCTCAGCTCATGATATATCGACTCTAGCCGAGAACAACAATTGTTATAACATTAAAAGCTCTAGCAGCAGTCAATGGGGCACTTACTTTTACTATGGTGGGCctggaagaaatgatcaatgccgATGA